Proteins found in one uncultured Desulfuromonas sp. genomic segment:
- a CDS encoding HDIG domain-containing metalloprotein translates to MTDPIEIITAYYPSHTKAHHILLRHSQQVAEKAVSIAHNLCRQGEAVDVEFIRQAALLHDIGIFRVHAPALGCYGQLPYLHHGVEGAKILRAEGLPRHAEVSERHTGVGLTAAEIKQNKLGLPIRDMIPVTVEEQIIAYADLFFSKNPQRLDQQRSAEKVRKSLCTFGKEKGLIFDHWQQRFHS, encoded by the coding sequence ATGACCGATCCCATTGAGATCATTACAGCGTACTACCCATCACACACCAAGGCACATCACATCTTGTTGCGCCACAGTCAACAGGTCGCCGAAAAAGCCGTTTCCATTGCCCACAACCTTTGCCGGCAAGGCGAAGCTGTTGATGTGGAGTTTATTCGTCAAGCGGCACTGCTCCACGATATTGGCATTTTTCGCGTGCATGCACCAGCCTTGGGCTGCTATGGTCAACTCCCTTATCTCCACCATGGCGTCGAAGGGGCCAAAATCCTCCGGGCAGAAGGACTTCCACGCCACGCCGAGGTGAGCGAACGTCATACCGGCGTCGGTTTGACTGCCGCAGAAATCAAACAAAATAAACTGGGTCTTCCAATTCGCGACATGATTCCAGTCACCGTTGAAGAACAGATCATCGCTTATGCCGACCTGTTCTTTTCCAAAAATCCCCAACGCCTTGACCAACAACGCAGTGCCGAAAAAGTGCGAAAATCGCTATGCACGTTTGGCAAAGAAAAAGGTCTGATTTTTGACCATTGGCAACAACGATTTCACTCATGA
- the ftsE gene encoding cell division ATP-binding protein FtsE: MIQLFNIGKIYQNGAPALHDISLKIPDGDFVYITGSSGAGKSTLLRLLYCAEKPSRGQILMGERNTTRLHGRNVSYLRRDIGFVFQDFKLLNSRTVFENVALPLQVQGLSRHEISTRVYQMLQYVGLEYKLQRKPLELSGGEQQRVAIARAMIVNPRLLLADEPTGNLDHELAVEIMEMFTRINETGTTVLIATHDKEMLELFPHRTVVLHAGNVVSDVTPDGVATAMTPEEK, translated from the coding sequence ATGATCCAGCTTTTTAATATCGGCAAAATTTACCAGAACGGTGCACCGGCGCTTCACGACATCAGTCTGAAAATTCCGGATGGGGATTTTGTCTATATCACAGGCTCTTCCGGTGCCGGCAAATCAACCCTGCTCAGGCTCTTGTATTGTGCTGAGAAGCCCTCGCGCGGTCAGATTCTCATGGGCGAGCGCAACACCACCCGTCTGCACGGACGCAACGTCTCATATTTGCGCCGCGATATCGGCTTCGTCTTTCAGGACTTTAAACTGCTCAACAGCCGCACCGTTTTTGAAAATGTCGCCCTGCCCCTGCAGGTGCAGGGATTGTCGCGCCACGAGATCAGCACCCGGGTGTATCAGATGCTGCAATATGTCGGCCTGGAATACAAACTCCAGCGCAAACCACTGGAACTCTCCGGCGGTGAGCAACAGCGTGTTGCCATTGCCAGGGCCATGATTGTCAACCCCCGGCTTCTGCTGGCGGATGAACCTACGGGCAACCTGGACCATGAACTTGCCGTAGAGATCATGGAGATGTTCACTCGGATCAACGAAACCGGGACAACCGTTCTGATCGCCACTCACGACAAGGAGATGCTGGAGCTGTTTCCCCATCGCACTGTCGTGCTCCATGCCGGCAACGTTGTTTCCGATGTCACACCGGACGGTGTTGCAACTGCGATGACGCCGGAGGAAAAATGA
- the ftsX gene encoding permease-like cell division protein FtsX codes for MERLRYFIQRTIFSMKQSPLLCSATIGTVAIALMLLSFFTLIVLNVQNLTKQWSRDIQVVVYLDQVPSQSALEQWLEEIQTYPEVESVTYVSQHEAFERFRVRLGQNKDLLEGLMPEILPAALEVSLKESARSREGTESLISLLKSNKEFHNFRYGQEWLDRYDAFIFLLQLTGSMAGGFLIFATLFIISNTIKLTIYARRDELEIMGLIGATPFFIKAPFMAEGAFQGTIGAILALGGCHMLYYFFLKKGLAALLTTAAAENIHFLPVTVQVGVIVIGLLLGFIGSLLPLRKFVRI; via the coding sequence ATGGAACGGCTAAGATATTTTATTCAGCGAACCATCTTCAGCATGAAGCAAAGTCCCCTGCTGTGCAGCGCAACGATCGGCACGGTAGCCATTGCTCTAATGTTACTGTCGTTCTTCACCCTGATTGTTCTCAATGTGCAAAACCTGACCAAGCAATGGAGCCGCGATATTCAGGTGGTGGTCTATCTTGATCAGGTGCCCAGCCAAAGTGCTTTGGAACAGTGGCTCGAAGAGATTCAAACCTATCCGGAAGTAGAATCCGTTACCTACGTTTCCCAGCACGAAGCGTTCGAACGGTTTCGGGTCCGTTTAGGACAAAACAAGGATCTGCTCGAAGGGCTGATGCCGGAAATCTTGCCTGCGGCCCTGGAAGTCAGTTTAAAAGAGAGTGCCCGCTCACGCGAAGGAACGGAAAGCCTGATCTCCCTACTTAAAAGCAATAAAGAATTTCATAACTTCCGTTATGGTCAAGAATGGCTCGATCGCTACGATGCCTTTATTTTCCTACTGCAACTGACCGGCAGTATGGCCGGAGGGTTCCTGATTTTCGCCACCCTGTTTATCATCTCCAACACCATAAAGCTAACCATCTATGCCCGCCGTGACGAGTTGGAGATCATGGGGCTCATTGGAGCGACACCTTTTTTTATCAAAGCACCGTTTATGGCTGAAGGAGCGTTTCAAGGAACCATCGGTGCCATCCTCGCTCTAGGCGGCTGCCACATGCTGTATTACTTTTTCCTGAAAAAAGGGCTGGCAGCCCTGCTCACCACAGCGGCCGCAGAAAACATCCATTTTCTGCCCGTCACGGTACAGGTTGGCGTGATTGTCATCGGGCTACTTTTGGGTTTTATCGGCAGCTTGCTGCCATTGCGCAAGTTTGTCCGGATTTAA
- a CDS encoding peptidoglycan DD-metalloendopeptidase family protein — protein sequence MTFKEIITAQSLFKHFTLYIVTGVILLSGFSAHGDEIAKKKETLQQVKQQISETASEIKEKKHKERTLLQQLDQLEQQMANSDAAVRYASRALAEAKEKIASLEEKITRYESILKRSQKDVEQRLRTLYTSGDITSLRLIFSTETPLQLAENLDFLSRIAAHDKKLLSSYRQQTRQLQRARLNLHNELTRQEQALAEKQQHKQTLEKNKTRKAQLVTQIKRDRQALKHRLTQLEERSKNLSALVSKLKQDKQNAAFVPTNQPFISAKGKIPWPSSGAVREGFGTHKDRTFGTKYKSNGLEIAAVPGTPIKAIWPGKVVFSSPFKGYGNLIIIDHGSQYYSLYAQVINLKHAVGTIVNAGDVIATSGYEQRDSYHLEIRHRGTPVDPKDWLRPRNG from the coding sequence ATGACCTTTAAAGAGATCATTACAGCGCAGTCTCTGTTCAAGCACTTCACCCTGTACATCGTGACCGGAGTGATACTGCTGAGCGGATTTTCTGCCCATGGCGATGAAATTGCCAAAAAAAAAGAGACCCTGCAACAGGTCAAACAGCAGATTTCTGAAACCGCCAGCGAAATCAAAGAGAAAAAGCACAAAGAGCGCACCCTGTTGCAGCAGCTTGACCAACTGGAACAACAGATGGCCAACAGTGACGCTGCGGTCAGATACGCCAGCCGAGCATTGGCGGAAGCCAAAGAAAAAATTGCCAGCCTTGAAGAGAAAATCACCCGCTACGAATCGATTCTCAAACGTTCCCAGAAGGATGTTGAACAACGGCTGCGCACTCTATACACAAGTGGTGATATCACCTCGTTGCGGTTGATCTTTTCCACGGAGACCCCGCTGCAATTGGCCGAAAACCTCGATTTCCTCAGCCGCATTGCCGCTCACGATAAAAAGCTTCTGTCCAGTTATCGCCAGCAAACACGCCAGTTGCAAAGAGCGCGTCTCAACCTGCATAATGAATTAACCCGCCAGGAACAGGCCCTGGCCGAGAAACAACAGCATAAACAAACCCTGGAAAAAAACAAAACCCGTAAAGCGCAACTGGTGACGCAGATCAAACGTGATCGACAGGCGTTAAAACACCGGCTGACGCAGCTGGAAGAACGATCGAAAAACCTGTCGGCGCTGGTCAGCAAGCTTAAACAAGACAAACAAAATGCGGCCTTTGTTCCAACGAATCAGCCGTTTATTTCTGCTAAGGGCAAAATCCCCTGGCCATCATCCGGCGCCGTCCGCGAAGGGTTCGGCACCCACAAAGATCGCACTTTCGGCACCAAATACAAAAGTAACGGTCTGGAGATTGCCGCAGTTCCAGGCACGCCGATTAAAGCAATCTGGCCGGGCAAAGTTGTTTTTTCATCCCCGTTTAAAGGCTACGGAAATCTGATTATCATTGATCACGGCAGCCAGTATTACAGCTTATATGCTCAAGTCATCAACCTGAAGCATGCCGTGGGGACCATCGTCAATGCCGGCGATGTCATTGCCACCTCGGGCTACGAACAACGCGACAGCTATCATCTAGAAATTCGCCATCGCGGCACTCCGGTTGATCCCAAAGACTGGTTGAGACCGCGCAATGGATAA